The region GGTTGAGCAGGATTGCCAGCGCGGCCGCGATCCAACGCGGATGCGGCGTTCGAACGCCGTGAGCGGTCTGTCCGCGGCCATGTCGGGCGGAACCGGCCGCAGCCACCCTCCCGCCCCTCAGGAGAGCCCCCGCCGTCTGCGCCATCCCCACTCGGTGCCCATGAGCGCGATCATCGCGAAGAAGAAAGCCGGCATGTCCCAGAGATCGAGGCTCTCGACCAAGGTCACCCCTCCCCCGCTGAGCTCGATGTCCTCGGCGAGAGTCGCCAAATCGGCCGCCGCGTAGTAGCGTCCGCCGGTGGCCTCGGCGATCCGACGCAGCGTCGCCGCGTCCTGCCCGGCTCCGAAGAACTCGTCGGACGCCGGCGCGGCGACCACGAACGTCTCCACGCTGTCCAGCGCGACCCCGCCCCTGGCGGCCACCACCTCGACCGTATGCTCGCCGGCTTCCTCGGGGCGTAACTCGAAGGCGTACTCGCCATCGCGCTCGACCGTCCACTCGGCCGGTATCTCGGTCACCCGGCCGCTGGGCGCGGTCACCCGGCCCACCACCGCAGCGCCGTTGACCGCCGAGTAGACCGAGTCCCGCAACGTGGCCAGCAGCCGCACGGTCTCACCCGGCTCCACTCGCTGACGCTCCGCGACAACATCCATCGTCTCAGGCACGCCGTCTACCAGCCAGCGGATCATCTGCCGCCAGAATACCTCGTGAGCCATGTCGTCCACGGGCACGTCGGCGTGCATCTGCCAGAGCCAGGAGTCCTGGATCGTGAGCGCGATCGACTTGCCTCGACCGTAACGCTGGTGCACGAGAACCGCCTGCACGGGACCGTCCGTACCCGTTCCGACGGCGTCGATCACCGTCGATCTGCCGCTGAGCAGAGGCGTCGCGCCGGATTTCCAGTCCGAGATCGGATTCACGAGGGTCACCGCAGGCAGCTCCGCCCAACGCTCTTCCACGCCGTCGAGCTCGGCGTCGAGGCGGACGGCGGGATGCGAAAGCCCCGCCCGCGTAGGCTCGACCTTGACCTGGGCGAAGTATCGCTCGGGCGACCGCACCGGAGGAGCACCGGCGGCCTCGGCTTCGTCATCCGGATTTCCAGCTGTGGCCGGACTTCCTTCAACCGGGTCATCCAGCAGCACCGGCATTACCGCCTCCACCGGAGTTCCGTCCCATCCTCCCTCGGCGAAGGCGCGGCTTCCGCCCAGGAAGAGGACGCCGCCGCCTCTCTCGGAGACGAAATCGGCGATCATCGCGAGCTGATCGTGGGTGAAGAACGAGGCCTCGACGCTGCCGATGATCAGCCCCCGGTAGCGGTAAAGCTCTTCCCGCTCGGTGGGGAAGCCGAACTCCAGCTCGCTGCCGTCGTCCACGTCCAGGCGCAGGAACTTGCTCTCCGCGGTACGCTGGAGAACGACAAGCTGAAGATTTTCGTCGTCCGCCACGGCACGACGCATGAATTTGACCTCGAAGCGGGGCTCGCCCTCGAAATAGAGCACCTTTTCCCGCCCGTCGCGGACGTTCATGTGAACCGAGCGTTCGTTGTTCTGGGCCACCTCCTCCCCGGGCTGGGCCGGAATCCGAAAGCGCACGACCCTGGGCCCGGCTACGTCGAGCTCGATCGGCACCCGAGCGACCGCCGGTTCGCCTTCCCGCGCCAGCTCGATCTCCTGCTCGGCAAGGATGCGAACCTCGTCTTCCACGACAAGCGGCACCCGCTCGCCGCTCCTCATTCCGCGCTGGGTCACCACCACGTCCACTAGAGCCCGGGAGCCGACGAGTGCGTTCCGCGGCATCTCGACGCGCCCCATCTCGATATCGGGAGAGATGGCCTCCTCCCCCACTCCGACCGTGTAGACGGGGACTCCGGCGGCCTGGAGGGGAACGAGCGACTCGGCGAGCGCGGTCGAAGTGGTGGATACGCCGTCGCTGACCACCACGAGACCGGCCAGCGGTACTCCCGTGAGCTCCGCGTTGACTGTGGCCAGCGCGTGTCCAATGTCGGTGCGCGTGCCGTCGAACGTCAGCTCCTCGGTCGAGGAGACGCGGTCGACATCGTCGTCGAATTCGAAGTGGCGGAGCGTGAAGCGTTCGGCCAGCGCGGCGGTCAGCGGACTCTCGGCGCCGAAGCTCTCCCGCATCGCGTCCGCGCGCGTCCGCTCACCGTCCGAGAGGTTCATGCTCCCCGAGTTGTCGAGCAGCACACCTACGAAATTCTGCTGCGGAGCCACCCTTCTGAGCACGAGCGTGGGATGGAGAAGGCAGAACCCGACGGCAGCCAGGAGCAGAACCCGCAAGCCGGCGAGCGCCACCTTGTCTCTGGGAGACGCGCGCCCCTTGGTCCAAACGTATGTGACCGTCGCCAGAACGCCGAGCGGGAACCCGACCAGAACCGCGGTCTCGACCCAGGCGGGCGCGACGAAAACCAGCTCGCCCTCCTCGAAGGCGATCGGTCGATATTTGAAGAGAAACTCGAACACGTGCGCGGGTCAGTGGCTCATCGCGTAGACGATCATGTTCGCGCCCATCTCGTAGGCGTAGGTCGAATACTCCAGCGGATAGCTGGGATCCTCCGCCCACTCCCACGCGTCGCCGAGGTCGGTGTTCCAGTTGATGACCACCATGAGACGCCCGTCGTCGTCGTAGATGCCCCGCACCGCCGGGTAGCAACCGTAGCACTCCTCGGTCGGCCTTCCGTAGATGCCGCGGCCGCGCGCAGGCACCTGCTTTATCTCGGTGATATCGTAATAGGCCGAGTATATGGGATGATCGAGCCCGATATCGACGATGGGCCGGTCGGGGTAGACCCTTCTGATGTTGTGCTCCCACGCGAACCACTCGTCGCCCCAGAAATCGTCGACGATGAGAAAACCGCCGGCGTCCAGGTAGGCGCGCAGCCCTTCGACCTCGGGCTGGGTGAGCTCCATGCCGCCCACCTCGACGGCGTAGAGGACCGGGAAGCGGCGCAGATCGGGATCGTCGAGCCGGACCGCGTTGTCCCAGTCGTAGGCGTCGAGCCGGACGAGACGTTTGAGGACGAGGATGAACTGCTGGTCGCCTTTCGGATAGTCGATCGCCCAGGATTGCCCGCGCCAGCCTCTACCCCATCCCGAGTAGATGGCCCGGGTCCAATAGAAGGGGTAGCGGCCCGGCAGCTCGCCGGGATACATGCGCCGGTGGGGCGGCCCCTGCTGCGCCGAGATCGGCTCGAATCCCGCCGGCGCGGACGCGAGGCCGTCGGCAAGGGCCGTCGCACCTGGCCCGCCGGAGAAGGTCGTCCTCGGGCGGGGCGGGGCCTCGTCGCGCTCCCGGATCCCGTTCCAGCTCCACTGGGTGACGGCTCCGGCGGGCCCTGCACCCAACGCCCTCGAGCTCTCCGCCACCGGAGGCGCGGGACCCTCGCGGTGCGCGGTGAACACGGCAATTCCCGCGACCGTTGCCGAAACCAGCGCGAGAATGGCGAAGAAACGGTGGGGCAACGGCGGTGGAGGTTCCGTGTGGAAGTGGGTGTCCGTCGAGCTGCGGCCGTTACTCCGCCGCCTCACGGGCGCTCCTTGTGTACGGTGCTCGCGGGTCGGTGTTCCCGAATCGGCGGCTGCGCCGGAGTCCGCGGAGGGGGTCGCTCGCGACAGGGCTCCGCGCCAGACCGTCGACCCGGACGGCCCCGGCCGCTGCCGGAACCCTTACGGCCAGGCAAGGGTTAGCAGGCCGGGTTCGAGACGACCCGTCCCCTCCTCCGCCGACTCCATGCGCTCCATCATTATTCGATCCGCGATGGGCACGATCCGTTGCTCGACTCTGCTCGCTCTGGGCGCGTGCTCTCCCCCCTCGTCCTCCGAGGAAGCGGCGGTTCCGCCCTGGGAATGGACCGAAGAGGAGGTACGGACCGCAGTCGAGCACACTCGCGCAGGGCGCGACCTCACCCCGGAATCGTGGCCGGGCGGCGCTCGGGTCGCCGTGCTGCTTTCTTTCGACGTGGACAACGAGACGGTGCACGGCCTCCGCGACGGCGAGGTGAGCGTCGGTCCGCTCTCGCAGGGCGAGTACGGTTCTCGGGTCGCGCTGCCCAGGGTGGTGGCGTTCGTGGATCGCGAGCGAATCCCGTCCACCTTCTTCTTCCCCGCGTGGAGCCTCAAGCTGGCTCCCCGGCAGGCGGAGATCATCCAGGCGTCGGGGATGCACGAGATCGGAGTCCACGGCTGGATCCACGAGCGCAACGCCACGCTCGACCGCGAGACCGAGGCCCGGCTGCTTGGGCAGGCGATGGACGCCATCGAGGAAATCGCGGGTGTCCGTCCGGTCGGTTATCGCGCTCCCTCCTGGAATCTCTCCGAAAACACGCTCGACCTGGTGCGCGAGCTCGGACTCCTCTACGAGAGCTCGCTCATGGCCGACGACCGCCCCTACGAGATCGTCCAGCGCGGCGAACCCACGGGCATGGTGGAGCTTCCGGTGGACTGGATCCTCGACGACGCCCCGCTCTTCAACCCGCTCGGGGATCGTCACACGCCGCCTCGCGACGCGATGCGAATATGGATCGACGAGTTCGATCGCGCTTGGGAGGAGCGGACGATGTTCTTGCTCACCATGCATCCGCACGTCATCGGCAAGCGCTCGCGGATGGTGGCGCTCGAAGGACTGGTCGCACACATTAAGGAAAAGGGGGAGGTGTGGTTCGCCACCCACGAGGAGGCGGCTCGCTACGTGCGCGAGCAGGCGGGGATGGATCAGTAGAGGAGGAGATGATGCCGATTTTCGAGTACGCCTGCGCCGAGTGCGACCACGCCTTCGAATTCTGGGTGCGCAAGGAGGGCGACGCCGTTTCCTGCCCGGAGTGCGCGAGTTCCGAGCTCGAACGACTTATCTCGATGCCGCGCGTTCACTCCGAGGGACGGCGCGACCGCTCCATGCGGGCGGCCAAACGGCGCGACCGGGGCCAGGCGCGCGAGATGATGCACACGCAGCGCGAGTACGAGCTGGCGCACGATGACTGAGGCGACTATGAACGCGGACGCGGCGCGAGTGGAGGGGCTCTGGATCAAGCGAGCGCACCGGGGCGAGCTCGATCCGTCCGGACGGGTGCTGGCGGTGGAGGACAAGGGGATCGAGGGCGACGCCTGTTTCGGACGGAAGCTGCGTCAGGTCACGATCATCGAGCGCGAGGTCTTCGACGATGTCAAGGAGAGCCTCCCCGGGGTCGGCCCCGAGATGCGACGGGCGAACGTCATGGTGAGCGGCGTTCGGCTGGCCGAGTCCGGCGGGAAGCTCCTGGCTCTGGGCGACGTTCGGATTCGCATCGTGGCGGAGACCAAGCCCTGCGGTCGCATGGAGGAGGCGCGGCCCGGGCTTCAGGATGCTTTGCGGCCCGAGTGGCGCGGCGGGGCCTACGGAAAGGTCGAGACCGGGGGCGAGATCGCGGTCGGTGCGACGGCCGGTTGGGCGGATGAGTGAGCGCGTGTCGAAAAGAATCACCGAACGCGGGGATCCGCTCGAGGGCCTGCGGGATGGGTCGCCCAGAGACTGAAAAGGAGGTCGCGACCGATTGGGCAGGCAGGCATCTGCGGATTGCGAACAGCTCCTACGACGAGGTCATCCGCCGATTCATTCCCAATTACGGCGAGATGATTTCGCGGGCGGCGACCGAAGTCGCTCGGGTGCGA is a window of Gemmatimonadota bacterium DNA encoding:
- a CDS encoding DUF4159 domain-containing protein; this translates as MRRRSNGRSSTDTHFHTEPPPPLPHRFFAILALVSATVAGIAVFTAHREGPAPPVAESSRALGAGPAGAVTQWSWNGIRERDEAPPRPRTTFSGGPGATALADGLASAPAGFEPISAQQGPPHRRMYPGELPGRYPFYWTRAIYSGWGRGWRGQSWAIDYPKGDQQFILVLKRLVRLDAYDWDNAVRLDDPDLRRFPVLYAVEVGGMELTQPEVEGLRAYLDAGGFLIVDDFWGDEWFAWEHNIRRVYPDRPIVDIGLDHPIYSAYYDITEIKQVPARGRGIYGRPTEECYGCYPAVRGIYDDDGRLMVVINWNTDLGDAWEWAEDPSYPLEYSTYAYEMGANMIVYAMSH
- a CDS encoding polysaccharide deacetylase, with the translated sequence MGTIRCSTLLALGACSPPSSSEEAAVPPWEWTEEEVRTAVEHTRAGRDLTPESWPGGARVAVLLSFDVDNETVHGLRDGEVSVGPLSQGEYGSRVALPRVVAFVDRERIPSTFFFPAWSLKLAPRQAEIIQASGMHEIGVHGWIHERNATLDRETEARLLGQAMDAIEEIAGVRPVGYRAPSWNLSENTLDLVRELGLLYESSLMADDRPYEIVQRGEPTGMVELPVDWILDDAPLFNPLGDRHTPPRDAMRIWIDEFDRAWEERTMFLLTMHPHVIGKRSRMVALEGLVAHIKEKGEVWFATHEEAARYVREQAGMDQ
- a CDS encoding zinc ribbon domain-containing protein codes for the protein MPIFEYACAECDHAFEFWVRKEGDAVSCPECASSELERLISMPRVHSEGRRDRSMRAAKRRDRGQAREMMHTQREYELAHDD
- a CDS encoding MOSC domain-containing protein, which translates into the protein MTEATMNADAARVEGLWIKRAHRGELDPSGRVLAVEDKGIEGDACFGRKLRQVTIIEREVFDDVKESLPGVGPEMRRANVMVSGVRLAESGGKLLALGDVRIRIVAETKPCGRMEEARPGLQDALRPEWRGGAYGKVETGGEIAVGATAGWADE